One window of Caldisericum exile AZM16c01 genomic DNA carries:
- the secF gene encoding protein translocase subunit SecF produces the protein MSFRDRIKNWDILGHTKLWFSISITIIVIGLIAMGFNWVKYGSPLNLGIDFRGGSVITLACNTTPDSQKVRDIVAGIGYKDAIVQEAQGNKVIIKINATSVPPDDITKIVDGVDKLYKVNKDTTQITSIAPVIGSELMRNGAIALLLALLFVLFYISIRFEFKIAVATVLALFHDILVTLGMLALFRVEINAPFIGAFLAIITYSVEDTVVVMDRIREKLKFKLRETFREIVNRSITEVWVRSMNTSITTLFASLSLVIFGGTALRDFSMTLLFGLFSGTYSSIYIASPLLVLFRGETLKEEIAKKESVVKVVEEPTGEETTEQAEVRVSSGSAQPQESKPKSKKKGKSSKKRK, from the coding sequence ATGAGTTTTAGAGACAGAATTAAAAACTGGGATATTTTAGGACACACAAAACTCTGGTTCTCAATTTCTATTACGATTATAGTAATTGGCCTTATTGCAATGGGATTTAACTGGGTAAAATATGGATCACCACTGAACCTCGGTATAGATTTTAGAGGAGGTTCGGTAATAACGCTTGCATGTAATACAACACCAGACTCACAAAAAGTAAGGGATATTGTTGCTGGTATTGGCTATAAGGATGCAATTGTTCAAGAAGCACAGGGAAACAAAGTTATCATTAAGATTAATGCAACAAGTGTACCTCCCGATGATATTACAAAAATTGTAGATGGAGTTGATAAACTTTATAAAGTTAATAAAGATACAACGCAGATTACTTCGATTGCTCCTGTTATTGGAAGCGAGTTAATGAGAAATGGTGCAATTGCACTTTTACTTGCACTCCTGTTCGTTCTTTTCTATATTTCCATTAGGTTTGAATTTAAAATTGCGGTAGCAACTGTTTTGGCTTTGTTCCATGATATCCTTGTAACGCTTGGCATGCTTGCTCTTTTTAGGGTTGAGATTAATGCACCTTTCATAGGCGCCTTCCTTGCGATCATCACTTACTCAGTTGAAGATACGGTTGTTGTAATGGACAGGATTAGGGAAAAACTCAAATTCAAGTTAAGGGAAACTTTTAGAGAAATAGTTAACAGAAGTATTACAGAAGTCTGGGTGCGTTCAATGAATACATCAATTACTACACTTTTTGCATCTCTTTCGCTTGTTATTTTCGGTGGTACTGCATTAAGGGACTTTTCGATGACTCTCCTTTTTGGCCTCTTCTCGGGGACATACTCTTCAATTTATATTGCATCTCCTCTTCTTGTTCTCTTTAGAGGCGAAACCTTAAAGGAGGAAATTGCAAAGAAGGAAAGTGTTGTTAAAGTGGTTGAGGAGCCTACAGGGGAGGAAACAACCGAGCAAGCAGAAGTTAGAGTTTCCTCTGGAAGTGCACAACCACAGGAAAGCAAACCAAAATCAAAGAAGAAAGGGAAATCTTCCAAAAAGAGAAAGTGA
- a CDS encoding adenine phosphoribosyltransferase, whose protein sequence is MDLRKYIRDIPDFPQKGILFRDLTPLMGDKDAFNYTVKEIADHFRTFHVDKVAAIEARGFIFGAPIAKELGAGFVPIRKPGKLPYEVVRKEFQLEYGMSILELHKDAFKKGERVLMIDDLLATGGTALAASELVESLGAEIVGWGFVVILKNLKGEEKIGKYHIFSLVNFD, encoded by the coding sequence ATGGATTTGAGAAAATACATTAGGGACATTCCAGATTTTCCGCAGAAGGGGATTTTGTTTAGAGACTTAACACCTCTCATGGGGGATAAAGATGCATTTAACTACACTGTAAAAGAAATTGCTGACCATTTTAGAACTTTTCATGTGGATAAAGTTGCGGCAATTGAGGCGAGAGGATTTATCTTTGGTGCTCCTATTGCAAAAGAGCTTGGAGCAGGCTTTGTACCAATAAGAAAACCAGGGAAACTTCCCTATGAAGTTGTAAGGAAAGAGTTTCAGCTTGAATATGGTATGTCAATTCTTGAATTGCATAAAGATGCCTTCAAGAAGGGCGAAAGGGTTCTTATGATTGATGATCTTCTTGCAACTGGTGGCACTGCACTTGCTGCATCTGAACTTGTTGAGTCTCTTGGCGCAGAAATTGTTGGTTGGGGGTTTGTCGTAATACTTAAAAATCTGAAAGGAGAGGAAAAAATAGGGAAATATCACATATTTTCCCTTGTGAACTTTGACTAA
- a CDS encoding RelA/SpoT family protein has product MKLLEDAYKFALEKHSGQTRESGEEYIIHPLNVAIILANLKLDAETYAAALLHDVIEDTNVTLEDIKSQFGETVAFLVNGVTKLRGIKSVSTEEAHLESLRKMLLAMAQDVRVVLIKLADRLHNMRTLNYLPSERQKEIAKETMDIYVPLAHRLGIYTMKWELEDLSFRYLEPEKYYELARKVAKKREEREAYVNELMEELRNLLKEHGISGIVEGRPKNLYGIYRKMIRDGKQFEEIYDIIALRIIVDDIPTCYQVLGIVNNYYKLVPGRIKDYIAMPKPNFYRSLHTTVITKSGEPFEIQIRTREMHEIDEMGIAAHWKYKEGKSLDKNYEAKIAWLRQMLEWQKEVRSSKEFVERVKVDLFSDEVLVFTPKGDVIELPQGSTPVDFAFRVHTDIGYRCIGAKVNGSLVPLNYKLQTGDRVEIITSKTATGPKLDWLQFVRTASAKSKIKAYFRKLYEEKKEAEKEEETTKPNLPKIIPLKPKTETSEYFPTINGATNINISVAKCCNPKPFDEIVGYISRGRGVKIHRVDCPNLIRIIENGGKVVEAHWSKGKEKNLYAFFKLTVQDVPGLIYKISGVFAKRNISFENFHSSSKKKKFKGRFLAYVRFSCKLDPKVNLPEIVKELESLEEVVKVRVSKRWIYEGSSAESEEVESESE; this is encoded by the coding sequence ATGAAACTTTTAGAGGACGCCTACAAGTTTGCACTTGAAAAACACTCTGGGCAAACGAGAGAATCAGGCGAAGAGTATATTATTCATCCACTGAACGTTGCAATAATTCTTGCAAACCTCAAACTTGATGCTGAAACATATGCAGCAGCACTTTTACATGATGTTATAGAGGACACAAACGTTACTTTAGAAGATATCAAGTCGCAATTTGGAGAAACCGTTGCCTTTCTCGTAAATGGAGTTACGAAACTCAGAGGTATAAAAAGTGTATCAACTGAAGAAGCACACCTTGAAAGCCTAAGGAAAATGCTTCTTGCAATGGCTCAGGATGTCCGTGTTGTCCTCATTAAACTTGCTGACAGACTTCACAATATGCGAACACTTAACTATCTTCCATCCGAAAGACAAAAAGAGATTGCCAAGGAGACAATGGATATTTACGTCCCACTTGCCCATCGCCTTGGAATTTACACTATGAAGTGGGAACTTGAAGATTTGAGTTTCCGTTATCTTGAGCCTGAGAAGTATTATGAACTTGCAAGAAAGGTTGCGAAGAAACGGGAAGAACGTGAGGCATATGTTAATGAGCTAATGGAAGAGTTGCGTAATCTTTTGAAAGAACATGGAATTTCAGGAATTGTTGAAGGGCGTCCAAAGAACCTTTACGGCATTTATCGTAAGATGATACGTGACGGAAAGCAGTTTGAGGAAATTTATGATATCATTGCTTTAAGAATTATTGTTGACGATATTCCAACATGTTATCAAGTTTTGGGAATCGTAAATAACTACTACAAACTTGTCCCAGGAAGAATCAAAGACTATATTGCAATGCCAAAGCCAAACTTTTATAGATCACTTCACACAACTGTTATAACAAAATCTGGAGAACCATTTGAAATACAAATTCGAACAAGAGAAATGCACGAAATTGACGAGATGGGTATAGCAGCGCATTGGAAATATAAAGAAGGAAAATCTCTTGATAAGAATTACGAAGCAAAGATTGCATGGCTAAGGCAGATGCTTGAATGGCAAAAAGAAGTGCGCTCTTCAAAAGAGTTTGTTGAAAGGGTAAAAGTTGATTTGTTTTCAGATGAAGTTTTGGTTTTTACGCCAAAGGGTGATGTTATTGAACTTCCTCAGGGCTCAACTCCGGTTGATTTTGCATTCAGAGTGCATACGGACATTGGGTATCGCTGTATTGGGGCAAAAGTGAACGGCTCTCTTGTCCCGCTTAACTATAAACTTCAAACGGGTGATAGGGTTGAGATTATTACATCAAAAACTGCAACTGGACCAAAACTTGATTGGCTTCAATTTGTGCGAACTGCATCTGCAAAATCCAAAATAAAGGCATATTTTAGAAAACTCTATGAAGAAAAGAAAGAGGCTGAGAAAGAAGAAGAGACAACTAAGCCAAACCTTCCTAAAATTATTCCTCTAAAACCAAAAACTGAAACCTCTGAATACTTTCCTACAATTAACGGCGCAACTAATATAAATATCTCTGTTGCAAAGTGCTGTAATCCAAAACCATTTGATGAAATTGTTGGCTACATTTCACGGGGACGTGGTGTAAAAATCCACAGGGTTGATTGCCCAAACTTAATAAGAATTATTGAAAATGGTGGTAAAGTCGTTGAAGCACACTGGAGTAAAGGCAAAGAGAAAAACCTTTATGCATTTTTTAAATTAACAGTGCAAGATGTCCCAGGTCTTATATATAAAATTTCAGGAGTATTTGCAAAGAGAAACATAAGTTTTGAAAACTTTCATTCATCGTCAAAGAAAAAGAAATTTAAAGGACGATTTCTTGCATATGTGCGATTTTCCTGCAAATTAGATCCAAAGGTTAATTTACCAGAAATCGTGAAAGAACTTGAGAGCCTTGAAGAAGTTGTAAAAGTGCGTGTTTCAAAGAGGTGGATATATGAGGGTAGTAGTGCAGAGAGTGAAGAAGTCGAAAGTGAAAGTGAATGA
- the dtd gene encoding D-aminoacyl-tRNA deacylase: protein MRVVVQRVKKSKVKVNDEVVSEIGKGILALVGIEKWDTEEIVGWVANKIVNLRIFEDTEGKMNLSVKDIGGEILLVSQFTLAAYIKKGNRPSFSEAMEEELAREYFDKFVSMVKNQYPSVKTGIFKAHMEIELVNDGPVTIIIERYPRDISLNN, encoded by the coding sequence ATGAGGGTAGTAGTGCAGAGAGTGAAGAAGTCGAAAGTGAAAGTGAATGATGAAGTTGTCTCAGAAATCGGGAAAGGAATTCTTGCACTTGTTGGAATTGAAAAATGGGATACAGAAGAAATCGTTGGGTGGGTTGCAAATAAAATTGTAAATTTGAGAATTTTTGAGGATACGGAAGGAAAAATGAATCTTTCTGTAAAAGATATTGGTGGTGAAATTCTCTTGGTTTCTCAATTTACACTCGCTGCCTATATCAAAAAAGGTAACCGTCCAAGTTTTTCAGAAGCAATGGAAGAAGAGCTTGCAAGAGAATATTTTGATAAATTTGTTTCAATGGTGAAAAATCAATATCCATCTGTTAAAACAGGAATCTTCAAGGCACATATGGAAATTGAACTTGTAAATGATGGTCCTGTAACAATCATAATCGAACGGTATCCGAGGGATATTTCGTTAAATAACTAA
- a CDS encoding type 1 glutamine amidotransferase, with product MFIQILNLFPELLNLYGDKGNAITLFKRLSWRNINATITNFHLGEKIEVLKKADIILLGGASDFEEKILFKHLLGIKSILQELIEDGVPVLAICGGYQLLGNAYITIDGQEVKGLGILDFYTFGEKGRLIGNLIIKNNLGLEPKTVVGFENHGGRTYHNYNTFGTVITGFGNNGKDKKEGLIYKNLIGTYMHGPILPKNPHIADYLIFSALKRKFGITKEEFKKLDDTIELRAHHKIVALYGRKFF from the coding sequence ATGTTTATCCAAATTTTAAATCTTTTTCCTGAACTGTTAAACCTATATGGAGACAAAGGGAACGCAATTACTCTATTTAAAAGATTGAGTTGGAGAAATATCAATGCAACAATCACAAATTTCCATTTGGGAGAAAAAATTGAGGTCCTTAAGAAAGCAGATATAATCCTTTTGGGAGGAGCATCAGATTTTGAAGAAAAAATACTATTTAAACATCTTCTTGGAATCAAAAGCATACTCCAAGAACTCATCGAAGACGGCGTTCCAGTCCTTGCCATATGTGGTGGTTATCAACTGTTGGGCAATGCATACATTACAATTGACGGACAAGAGGTAAAAGGCCTTGGAATACTGGATTTTTATACATTTGGGGAGAAAGGTAGATTAATAGGCAACCTAATCATAAAAAATAACCTCGGTTTAGAACCTAAGACTGTTGTCGGCTTCGAAAATCATGGAGGCCGTACATATCATAATTACAATACTTTTGGCACTGTTATAACTGGTTTTGGAAATAATGGAAAAGACAAAAAAGAAGGACTCATTTACAAAAATCTTATAGGAACTTATATGCATGGGCCAATTTTACCTAAAAACCCGCACATTGCAGATTATCTTATTTTTAGTGCCCTCAAAAGAAAATTTGGAATTACAAAAGAAGAATTTAAAAAGCTTGATGATACAATAGAATTGAGAGCGCATCATAAGATTGTTGCTCTTTATGGAAGAAAATTCTTTTAA
- a CDS encoding MurT ligase domain-containing protein: MIKKIQFYLAIGLGIIVKNLLKISGHMATSLPGLIAYFIYPDILKEIGIRCKIKIFVTGTNGKTTTNYLIKTILSKSGSVLYNEFGANMISGIVSAFISNLKQTYEYCTFEIDEGTLPKIAKQLKPDIVVVTNIFRDQLDRYAEIEIIRKKIFEGIGDSVGLLNGDDPSLNLLKGENKFFYSIEVKNELHDRNITLDVQFCPVCGTKLNYEYYTIGHLGKFICPQCGFSNNEPRFLITNVRESDDTILFDFIDKKKGKVKDLNTKRSGIYQLYNISAALSCAMILGIDFKQIKDAVKNFSHRLGRYEEIVYQNKKIIINLVKNPVSLSETLYTIARDTSRKIVVFILNDNYADGKDVSWIWDADFEILSKIENIKKIYCDGKRKEEIKLRLKYTSFDIEKCVLTNLKENIFLLLNEDVEKLYFLPTYTALFETRNIILNAINEVV; the protein is encoded by the coding sequence ATGATAAAGAAAATACAGTTTTATTTAGCAATTGGATTAGGTATTATAGTAAAAAATTTGTTAAAAATATCCGGCCATATGGCAACCTCCTTACCAGGACTTATTGCATATTTTATATATCCAGATATTCTCAAAGAAATTGGAATTAGATGTAAAATAAAAATTTTCGTAACTGGTACCAATGGGAAGACAACCACTAATTATCTTATAAAGACAATTCTCTCTAAGAGTGGTTCGGTCCTATATAACGAATTTGGGGCAAATATGATAAGCGGAATAGTAAGTGCGTTTATAAGCAATCTTAAACAAACCTATGAATATTGCACTTTTGAAATAGACGAGGGAACACTCCCTAAAATTGCAAAACAACTCAAACCAGACATAGTTGTTGTGACAAATATATTTAGGGACCAGCTTGATCGATATGCTGAGATTGAAATAATTCGTAAAAAAATTTTTGAAGGAATTGGAGATTCGGTTGGATTACTAAACGGTGATGACCCAAGTCTAAATCTATTAAAAGGAGAAAATAAATTTTTTTATAGTATTGAGGTGAAAAACGAATTACATGATAGAAATATTACTTTAGATGTGCAATTCTGCCCAGTTTGTGGAACAAAATTAAACTATGAATACTACACAATTGGACATCTCGGAAAATTTATTTGCCCTCAATGTGGATTTAGTAACAATGAACCTCGTTTTTTAATAACTAATGTAAGAGAAAGTGATGACACAATTTTATTTGACTTTATAGATAAAAAGAAGGGCAAGGTTAAAGATTTGAACACAAAAAGGAGCGGTATCTATCAATTATACAATATATCTGCGGCACTTTCATGTGCAATGATTTTGGGAATTGATTTTAAACAAATAAAAGATGCTGTAAAAAATTTTTCTCACAGACTCGGCCGGTATGAAGAAATCGTATATCAAAACAAAAAAATAATTATTAATCTTGTTAAAAATCCTGTGAGTTTAAGCGAAACACTGTATACAATCGCAAGGGATACTTCAAGGAAAATAGTGGTATTTATTCTCAATGATAACTATGCAGACGGAAAAGACGTTTCTTGGATTTGGGATGCAGATTTTGAAATACTTTCAAAAATAGAAAACATAAAAAAGATTTACTGTGATGGAAAAAGAAAAGAAGAGATCAAATTGAGATTAAAATACACATCTTTTGACATAGAAAAATGTGTTCTTACAAATCTTAAGGAAAACATATTTCTGCTATTAAACGAAGACGTCGAAAAGTTATATTTTCTACCAACCTATACTGCTCTATTTGAAACTCGAAACATTATTCTAAATGCAATAAACGAGGTGGTATGA